From Mytilus edulis chromosome 9, xbMytEdul2.2, whole genome shotgun sequence, the proteins below share one genomic window:
- the LOC139487529 gene encoding glycoprotein-N-acetylgalactosamine 3-beta-galactosyltransferase 1-like, whose translation MWTLFRKRGNCVVICLITLFTFVTFLLQTQQQFNVIPFDGNVLNVSRIAKGHKIPKPLPQKITLSTSSPEKHEVKFRRPIARNKSPQSPLPTSIMCLVLTTHTTLLSKAKAVNDTWGKRCNKTIFFTNRPSTLPNVIYLDLAKDGRKHLTDKVVRIFDYVHTHFTEYDWFLKADDDTYVILENLRHFLSYFKSTEPVYLGQNYKLYTKQGYHSGGAGYVLSKEALNKLMFGIKYKNCPKDGKDEDVDIGKCLDSQGVSVYDTTDKFNRETFHGGTMEDHMVGPLSDLLKNYPSTPSKTGKDCCSTSTITFHYVTPKMMYILDIFLYHLTVYGRNYSSSQNAFALDQ comes from the exons ATGTGGACGTTATTCAGAAAACGAGGAAATTGTGTTGTGATATGTCTCATTACCCTGTTTACGTTTGTGACTTTCCTTTTGCAAACACAACAACAGTTCAATG TTATTCCATTTGATGGCAATGTGTTAAACGTCAGCAGAATAGCGAAGGGACATAAAATTCCGAAACCTCTTCCGCAAAAAATTACATTATCAACTTCTTCACCGGAAAAGCATGAGGTCAAGTTTAGAAGACCAATAGCACGAAACAAATCTCCTCAATCACCGCTGCCAACTTCAATCATGTGTCTAGTCCTCACAACACATACTACTTTACTGTCCAAAGCTAAAGCTGTAAATGATACATGGGGAAAACGGTGTAACAAGACTATTTTCTTCACTAATAGACCAAGTACACTACCGAATGTTATTTACTTAGATTTAGCTAAAGATGGCCGAAAACATCTTACAGATAAGGTTGTTCGGATATTTGATTATGTACATACACATTTTACAGAATATGATTGGTTTTTAAAAGCTGATGATGATACATACGTTATTTTGGAAAACTTAAGGCATTTCTTATCATACTTTAAAAGTACCGAACCAGTGTATTTGGGCCAAAACTATAAGCTCTACACTAAACAAGGGTATCATAGTGGTGGTGCAGGATATGTTCTGAGTAAGGAAGCTTTAAATAAACTCATGTTTGGgattaaatataaaaactgtCCTAAGGATGGCAAAGATGAAGATGTGGATATTGGAAAGTGTTTGGACAGCCAAGGTGTTTCTGTATATGATACAACAGATAAATTTAATCGAGAAACATTTCATGGCGGAACTATGGAGGACCATATGGTTGGACCATTATCCGATTTACTAAAGAATTATCCTAGTACACCGTCCAAAACG gGTAAAGACTGCTGCAGTACCAGTACAATAACATTCCATTATGTCACACCGAAGATGATGTACATATTGGATATATTTCTATACCATTTGACAGTTTATGGACGCAATTACAGCAGCAGTCAAAACGCTTTTGCTTTAGACCAATAA